Part of the Desulfosalsimonas propionicica genome is shown below.
GCGACTATGCCCAAAAGCAATGAACTTCGGGATATTTTCACAAACTGCTCCAATGGTTGAATTTTTCGATCCCCCATCAATTTAAGCCTCCTGCAGCCCCCAGTCAAGTTTTGTTGCCCGGTGCGGCGGGTTATAAAGACTGGCATTTTAAGCCAAATCATGGCATAGAGGAAAAAACCGGCTTCGGCATCAGGCGGGAAAACAGCGAATGGGTTTGGGAGATGACAGCTATTGTGGCCATTGTGGGGGGGAGCAACTCCGGCAAGACAACCTTGATTGAAAAATTGATTCCGGTGTTTACACGCAAGGGATATCGGGTGGGAACCATCAAGCATGTGATGCATGAAATGGTCTTTGATCAGAGCGGCAAGGACAGCTGGCGGCACGCCAGTGCCGGTGCCGACACTGTAATGGTGGACGCCGATGAACAGATCGTTTTGCTGAAAACCCGGATACGGCCGCGCGCTGCCGACCGGCTGAAGAATTATGTCGCGGCCTATTTTTCAGACATGGACATTGTCCTGGCTGAAGGTTACAAAAAACAGAATCTGCCAAAAATTGAGGTGTACCGGGAAAACAGCCGCACCGGGCCCGTGTGCCTGGAGGACCCGGATTTGGCCGGCCTTGTAACAGATGCAAAAATGGATGCCGGGGTTCCGTGCCTCGGCCTTGATGACATTGAATCCATAGTTCACTTGATTATTCAGACAATTTCATGAAACAGGTTCTTAAAGCCGCTGTTTTGATTGCCGCAATGGTTTTCACCCAGGTCTGCCCGGGATGGACGCAAGATTACGAATTGGTGGAAACCACCGGCAGCGGCACCATTAACTGGACCCGGCGAATTGTTGAGGCAAAGGGGGCGGGCGGAGCTTTTCCGGAAGCCACCAATACGGCCGGCGGATGGGCCGCTGCATCCCGAAGCGCCAAACGTGATGCCTATTCACACCTGCTCAAAACCGTTGAAGATCTGCGCTTGAGCCGGCACGGCCGGGTGGGGACCCTGGTCGCAGATGACGACCGGATGCTTGCAAAAATTGAGCAGCTGTTGAAATCCTCGGAGGTCCGGGAGACGGTTTACCGGTCGGACGGAACAGTGGAACTGGTTCGCCGGATGTCGTTTTCCGGCGCCTTTTCACAGTTGATACTGCCGGAATCAATTGTTCAGCTGGAGATGAAAAATCTGGGGCGCACCGCTCTGGACCCGGATCACAGGCCGTTTACCGGTTTGGTGGTGGACGCCCGGGGCGTGGATGTCAAGCCGGCCATGTGTTTTGCCATTGTGGATGAGGCGGGACGGGAGGTTTACGGGTCTGCTTACGTGAGCCGGGAATTTGTTGTGCAGCACGGCATGTGCGGCTACATCACCGATGCCTCGGCCGTGGACCAGATCGGACGGGTGGGGAGAAACCCCCTGACGGTCAGGGCTCTGGGCACCAGCGAGGATTCGGAAACCGATATTATGATCAGCAACACGGATGCATCCCGGCTGCGCAGTACGGTGGACAACCTGTTTTTTCTTCGGGAATGCCGGGTTATCGTTGTTCGTAATCCGCTCAAAAAAAACCCCCGGCAGTAACTGCCGGGGGCTTTGGCCAAACATGGCGGGATGCACCCGTATTTTTTACAAACCGGCTTTGGACCGGATTTCATCGGCCTTGTTGGTTTTCTCCCAGCCAAAATCCGGATCATTTCTTCCAAAATGTCCGTATGCCGCGGTTTTGTTATAGAAGGGGCGCAGCAGGTCCAGATATTCGGTGATGGCTGCCGGCCGCA
Proteins encoded:
- the mobB gene encoding molybdopterin-guanine dinucleotide biosynthesis protein B, giving the protein MTAIVAIVGGSNSGKTTLIEKLIPVFTRKGYRVGTIKHVMHEMVFDQSGKDSWRHASAGADTVMVDADEQIVLLKTRIRPRAADRLKNYVAAYFSDMDIVLAEGYKKQNLPKIEVYRENSRTGPVCLEDPDLAGLVTDAKMDAGVPCLGLDDIESIVHLIIQTIS